One Faecalicatena sp. Marseille-Q4148 DNA window includes the following coding sequences:
- a CDS encoding uracil-DNA glycosylase: protein MGAITNDWLVPLGAEFKKPYYKKLYETILHEYQTRQIFPPANDIFNAFHLTPLKDVKVVILGQDPYHGDGQAHGLCFSVKPEVDIPPSLVNIYQELHDDLGCTIPNHGYLVKWAEQGVLMLNTVLTVRAHQANSHRGLGWEEFTDAAIRALNEQERPIVFILWGRPAQMKKSMLNNPKHLILEAPHPSPLSAYRGFFGSRPFSQTNRFLEEHGVTPIDWQIDPV, encoded by the coding sequence ATGGGAGCAATTACGAATGACTGGCTTGTTCCGCTCGGGGCGGAATTTAAGAAGCCTTATTATAAAAAATTATATGAGACGATTTTGCATGAATATCAGACTCGGCAGATTTTTCCGCCGGCCAATGATATTTTTAACGCATTTCATTTGACGCCGCTTAAGGATGTGAAGGTGGTGATTCTTGGACAGGATCCGTATCACGGAGACGGACAGGCGCATGGGCTTTGCTTTTCGGTAAAGCCGGAGGTGGACATTCCGCCGTCACTTGTGAATATTTATCAGGAACTCCACGATGATCTTGGATGTACGATTCCGAATCACGGTTACCTTGTAAAATGGGCAGAGCAGGGTGTACTGATGCTGAACACAGTGTTGACGGTGCGGGCACATCAGGCTAACTCACATCGGGGACTTGGCTGGGAAGAGTTTACCGATGCGGCGATCAGGGCGTTGAATGAACAGGAGCGTCCGATTGTGTTTATTTTGTGGGGAAGACCGGCACAGATGAAGAAAAGTATGCTGAATAATCCAAAACATTTGATTCTGGAAGCGCCGCACCCAAGTCCGCTGTCAGCATACCGGGGATTTTTTGGAAGCAGACCATTTAGTCAGACGAATCGTTTTCTGGAGGAGCACGGTGTAACGCCGATTGACTGGCAGATTGATCCGGTGTAA
- a CDS encoding tetratricopeptide repeat protein — MKRRLTIGILLGALCMQSGCAKIQEYFETPLEEGLAYLKEEKYSEAIASFEASIDKQKDVGEAYRGIGIAYWEQENYQQAEEAFTDALLNGVDKTGTLYNFLAICDWKEQDLDGALQDFMTGIRCEPEGSELRQEMEFNVICIYEEKRDWANAKARMEEYIAAYPEDEQAQKEAEFLRTR, encoded by the coding sequence TTGAAAAGGAGATTGACAATAGGAATTTTGCTTGGAGCGCTTTGTATGCAAAGCGGCTGTGCAAAGATTCAGGAATATTTTGAAACACCGTTGGAAGAAGGTCTTGCATATTTGAAGGAAGAAAAATACAGTGAGGCGATTGCGTCATTTGAAGCATCTATTGATAAACAAAAAGATGTGGGGGAAGCGTATCGAGGGATTGGGATTGCTTACTGGGAGCAGGAGAATTATCAGCAGGCAGAAGAGGCATTTACCGATGCGCTGTTAAATGGAGTGGATAAGACGGGAACACTTTACAACTTTCTTGCGATCTGCGATTGGAAGGAACAGGATCTGGATGGGGCACTGCAGGATTTTATGACAGGAATCCGCTGTGAGCCGGAGGGAAGCGAGCTTCGTCAGGAAATGGAATTTAACGTCATTTGTATTTATGAGGAGAAACGGGACTGGGCGAATGCAAAAGCGCGGATGGAAGAGTATATTGCTGCTTATCCGGAAGATGAGCAGGCACAAAAAGAAGCAGAATTTCTGAGAACGAGATAG
- the hflX gene encoding GTPase HflX, whose translation MEKVILVGVQEQDGDDTERSLKELEELVKTAGASAVGVVIQKRELIHPGTYVGKGKLEEIKELLWETEASGIVCDDELSPAQLGNLRDELDVKIMDRTLVILDIFAARATTSEGKIQVELAQLKYRQSRLTGLGTAMSRLGGGIGTRGPGEKKLEMDRRLIKGRIAQLNRELKEVKRHREVAREHRKKNRIPVIAIVGYTNAGKSTLLNTLTGAEVLSEDKLFATLDPTTRGLLLSGKQEVLLTDTVGFIRKLPHHLIEAFKSTLEEAKYADMILHVVDASNPEMDEQMYIVYEILKELGVTEKPIITAFNKQDRLSGDEILRDFKADRTVGISAKTGKGLEELKAVIEELLREQKMAIEKLYTYEEAGQIQLIRKYGELIKEEYREDGIYIQAFVPVELYQKIEAGKSR comes from the coding sequence ATGGAAAAAGTAATACTGGTAGGTGTGCAGGAGCAAGACGGCGATGACACAGAGCGTTCTTTAAAAGAGCTGGAAGAGCTGGTAAAGACTGCAGGAGCCAGTGCGGTTGGAGTTGTGATCCAGAAGAGGGAATTGATTCATCCGGGGACATATGTAGGAAAAGGAAAACTTGAGGAAATTAAAGAACTGCTCTGGGAGACAGAGGCTTCCGGAATTGTCTGTGATGATGAGCTGTCTCCGGCACAGCTTGGCAACCTGCGGGATGAGCTGGATGTGAAGATTATGGATCGGACACTTGTGATTCTGGATATTTTTGCAGCCAGAGCAACGACAAGTGAAGGAAAGATACAGGTGGAGCTGGCGCAGCTGAAATACAGACAGTCAAGGCTGACCGGTTTAGGAACAGCGATGTCCAGACTTGGAGGCGGGATCGGAACGAGAGGTCCCGGAGAGAAGAAGCTTGAAATGGATCGGCGTCTGATCAAAGGAAGGATTGCCCAGCTTAACCGGGAATTAAAGGAAGTGAAGCGGCATCGGGAAGTAGCGCGGGAACATCGGAAGAAGAACCGGATTCCGGTGATTGCCATTGTCGGATACACGAATGCGGGCAAATCCACACTTTTAAACACGCTGACAGGAGCAGAGGTATTAAGCGAGGACAAATTGTTTGCAACCCTTGATCCGACGACAAGAGGGCTTTTGCTTTCCGGAAAACAGGAAGTGCTTCTGACAGATACGGTTGGATTTATCCGGAAACTGCCGCACCATTTGATTGAAGCATTTAAAAGTACACTGGAGGAGGCAAAATATGCCGATATGATTTTGCATGTGGTAGATGCTTCCAATCCGGAGATGGATGAACAGATGTATATCGTCTATGAGATCTTAAAGGAACTTGGAGTGACAGAAAAACCGATCATTACTGCATTTAATAAGCAGGATCGTCTGAGTGGAGATGAAATTCTGAGAGATTTTAAAGCAGATAGAACGGTTGGAATTTCAGCAAAGACAGGCAAAGGTCTGGAAGAGTTGAAAGCGGTTATAGAAGAGCTGCTGCGGGAGCAGAAAATGGCCATCGAAAAGCTTTATACTTACGAGGAAGCAGGACAGATCCAGTTGATACGAAAATATGGAGAATTGATTAAAGAAGAATACCGGGAAGACGGGATCTATATTCAGGCGTTTGTTCCGGTGGAGTTGTATCAGAAAATTGAGGCGGGGAAATCGCGATGA
- a CDS encoding methyltransferase domain-containing protein yields MKNYQITQWCHHWIQNQVREGDVCIDATVGNGNDTELLCSLVGAAGKVYGFDIQEQALRAAKKRLEDAGLSERAELFLAGHEEMDRYIEKQLYGKISCIVFNFGYLPGGSHELSTKPQTSICAIEKGLSLLKKEGMMSLCIYSGGDSGFAERDALLAYLKNLDPKNYLVILSSYYNRPNNPPIPVMIVKK; encoded by the coding sequence ATGAAAAATTATCAGATTACACAGTGGTGTCATCACTGGATACAAAATCAGGTCAGAGAGGGCGATGTTTGTATTGATGCGACTGTTGGCAATGGAAATGATACAGAGCTTCTGTGCAGCCTTGTAGGAGCAGCCGGGAAGGTATATGGATTTGACATTCAGGAACAGGCGCTTCGTGCAGCGAAAAAGCGCCTTGAAGATGCCGGATTATCGGAGAGGGCGGAGTTATTTTTGGCGGGACATGAAGAAATGGACCGCTATATAGAGAAACAACTGTATGGAAAGATTTCCTGTATTGTTTTTAATTTCGGTTATCTTCCGGGAGGTTCCCATGAGCTTTCTACAAAGCCGCAGACAAGTATCTGCGCCATTGAGAAAGGGCTTTCTCTTTTAAAAAAAGAGGGGATGATGAGTCTTTGTATTTATAGCGGAGGCGATAGTGGATTTGCAGAGCGGGATGCTTTGCTTGCATATTTGAAAAATCTTGATCCGAAGAATTATCTTGTAATTCTTAGCTCCTACTATAACCGTCCAAACAATCCGCCGATTCCGGTCATGATCGTGAAGAAATAA
- a CDS encoding helix-turn-helix domain-containing protein, with protein MPVYDRQGYLNSRFQLFHILDTDQKTFEFHYHDFHKILIFLQGDVSYIVEGKSYNLKSYDIVLVNRNEIHKPVIHSKSPYERIIAYVEPAFLESLTLSCCFQKAKEVHSSVVRIPSPEKSSLFKSIKRLEQSFSDSGYASDFYQELLFLEFLVHLNRASLSDYLTFIDTVHYHPKVLGIMQYISEHLTEELRIDEIANRFFMSRYHMMRTFKAETGYTIGNYITEKRLLYAKELLMREIPITQICFDCGFQDYSTFSRAYKKVFHESPRETLSHLQNT; from the coding sequence ATGCCAGTATATGACAGACAAGGATATTTGAACAGCCGCTTTCAGCTTTTTCATATTCTTGATACCGATCAGAAAACATTTGAATTTCATTACCATGACTTTCATAAAATCCTTATCTTTCTTCAGGGAGACGTAAGCTATATTGTGGAAGGCAAATCCTACAATCTGAAATCATACGACATTGTGCTTGTAAATCGCAATGAGATTCATAAGCCGGTCATCCACAGCAAAAGTCCTTATGAGCGGATCATTGCCTATGTGGAACCTGCATTTCTTGAAAGTCTCACTCTCTCCTGTTGTTTTCAGAAAGCCAAAGAGGTGCATTCCAGCGTTGTCCGTATTCCATCTCCGGAAAAAAGTTCCCTGTTCAAAAGTATCAAACGTCTGGAACAATCCTTTTCAGACAGCGGCTATGCATCCGATTTTTACCAGGAACTGCTTTTTTTAGAATTTCTTGTCCATTTAAACCGTGCCTCTCTGTCCGATTACCTGACCTTCATTGATACTGTCCACTATCACCCAAAGGTACTGGGAATTATGCAGTATATCAGTGAACACCTGACAGAAGAACTTCGTATTGATGAGATTGCAAATCGTTTTTTCATGAGCCGCTATCACATGATGCGTACCTTTAAGGCAGAGACCGGCTACACGATCGGCAATTATATTACCGAGAAACGGCTTCTCTATGCCAAAGAACTTCTGATGAGAGAGATTCCTATCACGCAGATTTGTTTTGACTGTGGATTTCAGGATTATTCCACATTTTCCAGAGCATACAAAAAGGTTTTCCACGAATCACCGCGGGAAACCCTTTCTCATCTGCAAAATACATAA
- the dapF gene encoding diaminopimelate epimerase, protein MEIIIEKYHGLGNDYFVFDPNKNELKLTEKNVKLLCDKNFGMGSDGVLEGPIMTEEGIGVKIWNPDGSTAAQSGNGVRIFAKYLKDAGYVQKKHVKLHTEGRDVEVSYLNEDGSRLKVSMGKLSFWSDEIPVTGERREVINEDMVFGRTLYPTTCVNIGNPHCVIPMREISKPLVCKIGNYSEIARCFPDRINTQLLKVLDKENIQIEIFERGAGYTVASGTGACAAAGAAYKLGMTNPKMTVHMPGGQLQVEIQKDWEVFMTGDVFYVGRITLSSEFTELLRAV, encoded by the coding sequence ATGGAAATTATTATCGAAAAATATCATGGACTGGGAAACGATTATTTTGTATTCGATCCAAATAAAAATGAATTGAAATTGACAGAAAAGAATGTAAAGCTGCTTTGCGATAAAAACTTCGGAATGGGATCAGACGGCGTGTTGGAAGGACCGATCATGACAGAAGAAGGAATCGGAGTAAAGATCTGGAATCCAGATGGAAGTACAGCAGCGCAGAGCGGAAATGGTGTCCGTATTTTTGCAAAGTATTTAAAAGATGCAGGATATGTGCAGAAAAAGCATGTGAAACTTCACACAGAAGGAAGAGATGTGGAAGTCAGTTATCTGAATGAAGATGGAAGCCGTCTGAAGGTATCCATGGGAAAACTCTCTTTCTGGAGTGATGAGATTCCGGTTACGGGAGAGCGCCGGGAAGTGATCAATGAAGATATGGTATTTGGAAGAACGCTGTATCCAACGACTTGTGTGAATATTGGAAATCCACATTGCGTGATTCCGATGCGGGAGATATCAAAACCGCTTGTATGTAAAATCGGAAATTATTCTGAGATAGCAAGGTGTTTTCCGGATCGCATTAATACACAGCTGCTGAAGGTGCTTGACAAAGAGAATATCCAGATCGAGATTTTTGAGAGGGGCGCCGGGTACACAGTTGCTTCCGGTACAGGGGCCTGTGCAGCAGCAGGAGCTGCATATAAGCTTGGCATGACGAATCCGAAGATGACAGTCCATATGCCGGGCGGACAGCTTCAGGTAGAAATTCAGAAGGACTGGGAAGTGTTTATGACAGGAGATGTGTTCTATGTGGGCAGAATTACATTAAGCAGCGAATTTACAGAACTGCTCCGGGCTGTGTAG
- a CDS encoding DUF1275 domain-containing protein, producing MSETFLMGTLLALTGGFLDAYTYISRGGVFANAQTGNIVLLGLNMASGQWSRVLYYLVPIIAFVLGIFLAESIRGKCMYNRKMHWRQLVLILEMLVLLFVAVLPQGKFDMIANVAVSFICAMQVESFRKVNGNAFATTMCTGNLRSGTERLYRFGRTGEVKELEKSLQYYGIILIFIIGAMAGMWLTKQFAQKAVLFACGMLFLAFLMMFVRSEEGCRQ from the coding sequence ATGTCCGAGACGTTTCTGATGGGAACACTGTTGGCATTGACCGGGGGATTTCTGGATGCTTATACCTATATATCAAGGGGCGGTGTTTTTGCCAACGCCCAGACAGGAAATATTGTGCTGCTCGGTTTGAATATGGCTTCCGGCCAATGGAGTCGGGTGCTCTATTATCTCGTTCCGATCATTGCTTTTGTACTTGGGATCTTTTTGGCAGAAAGTATTCGGGGAAAATGTATGTACAATAGAAAAATGCATTGGAGGCAGCTTGTGTTGATTCTGGAGATGCTTGTACTGCTGTTTGTTGCAGTGCTTCCCCAGGGAAAATTCGATATGATAGCAAATGTGGCAGTTTCATTTATTTGTGCAATGCAGGTGGAAAGTTTTCGAAAAGTGAATGGAAATGCGTTTGCTACGACAATGTGTACAGGAAACCTGCGCAGCGGAACAGAAAGACTCTATCGGTTTGGCCGGACAGGAGAGGTGAAGGAACTTGAAAAGAGTCTGCAGTATTATGGAATTATTTTAATATTTATCATAGGAGCTATGGCAGGCATGTGGCTTACGAAACAGTTCGCGCAAAAGGCAGTATTATTTGCCTGCGGAATGCTTTTTCTGGCATTTCTAATGATGTTTGTGCGGTCGGAAGAAGGATGCCGGCAGTGA
- the addB gene encoding helicase-exonuclease AddAB subunit AddB yields the protein MALQLVIGNSGAGKTYRVYEDLIRESIEAPEKQYYVIVPEQFTMQTQKDLVMMHPAKGIMNIDVLSFNRLAYRILEETGGNRKQVLDDEGKNLILRRIAGMCEPKLRVLGGNLKRTGYISEMKSVISEFTQYDIDSEALEEMLAQAGEESYLSYKLKDIQTVYEAFREFLSEKYITGEELLDVLCQALPDSEKMRGSVVVLDGFTGFTPIQTRLLGKMFELCEKVIVTVTLGAGEDAYRYVHPYQMFSISKQMVSAVLNEAKQHRTEVLPQIRLEHPSKYRFRDAPSLAFLEENIFRHRRKGYEGKPEEIHLHVCRNVMSECEFAAQTIENLIRTKGMRYREIAVITADPDVYADSLEKVFAHYEIPLFLDHKRSVLLNSFVEYIRSLLGMQQKQFTQESVFRFLRTGLVSGDDVDFTPEVVDELENYVMALGINGYDHWQSPWFRRAKETTVEDLERLNHWRVVLVEKLEPFLFVLRKKQKTVRDITEALWDFLEQEEMQMKMQQYEKKFQEQGELVLAKEYAQIYRIVMELFEKFVELLGGEMVSLDEYCELLDAGFAEAKVGVIPPSPDQVVAGDAERTRLKDIKALLFLGVNDVNLPGKLERNGLISEYDREVLTKGNVALAPGAKEKAFVQKFYLYQNLTKPSKLLILSYSRQSREGKALRPAYLVQELCRIFPELSLEDEGKRKLSEQEMIPKSGISYLVKGLQSLNEGGFSEEGFRMWEELLCWYLREETWREKAESLLEANQYHKPYLHLEEETAEELYGNLAHTSVTRLERFCACAFSHYLTYGLRLKERQEFEFRPLDWGNLLHSALELFSKKVQKTGKLWTMLEEKERDELLEASVDETITDYGNTILYSSARNEYLITRLKQMMARTIWALTKQMERGAFRPSGYEVNFYGGKIDRVDTCEQDDKIYVKIIDYKTGTQSFDLAALYHGLQMQLVVYMDAAMTVEEKRHPDQHVVPAGIFYYKIKDPIVSREEDMERLEEAILKELRLDGIVNSDDAVLRLIDEEMKPGTSSAVIPAGRKKDGMLTWNSKAVSEEGFASIRKYTKKKIALLRRQIAAGEIDAAPYEFGSRTACDYCQFQNICRFEPGFPGYLYRRLPQLSAKEVLERMQEE from the coding sequence ATGGCACTACAGCTTGTAATTGGAAATTCCGGCGCCGGAAAGACGTACCGGGTATACGAAGATCTGATCCGGGAATCAATAGAAGCTCCCGAAAAACAGTATTATGTAATTGTTCCGGAGCAGTTTACAATGCAGACTCAGAAAGATCTTGTGATGATGCATCCGGCAAAGGGGATTATGAATATAGATGTACTCAGTTTTAACCGATTGGCATACCGGATTCTGGAGGAAACGGGCGGCAATCGCAAGCAGGTGCTGGATGATGAAGGGAAGAATCTGATCCTTCGAAGAATTGCGGGGATGTGCGAACCAAAACTCAGAGTGCTCGGAGGTAATTTAAAGAGGACAGGCTATATCAGTGAGATGAAGTCCGTCATTTCGGAATTTACTCAGTATGATATCGATTCGGAAGCGTTGGAAGAAATGCTTGCGCAAGCGGGAGAGGAGAGTTATCTTTCTTATAAATTAAAGGATATCCAGACAGTCTATGAAGCTTTTCGGGAGTTTCTTTCTGAAAAATACATTACCGGAGAAGAGCTTTTGGATGTACTTTGCCAGGCGCTCCCGGATTCAGAGAAGATGCGGGGGAGCGTCGTTGTTCTTGACGGATTTACCGGGTTTACGCCAATCCAGACGCGTCTGCTTGGAAAAATGTTTGAGTTATGTGAAAAGGTAATTGTGACAGTCACACTCGGAGCAGGGGAAGATGCTTATCGGTATGTGCATCCGTATCAGATGTTTTCTATCAGCAAGCAAATGGTTTCGGCAGTTTTAAACGAAGCGAAGCAGCACCGGACAGAAGTACTGCCGCAGATCAGGCTTGAGCATCCTTCGAAATATCGATTTCGGGACGCCCCTTCGCTGGCATTTCTTGAGGAAAATATTTTTCGTCACCGGAGAAAAGGATATGAGGGAAAACCGGAAGAGATCCATCTCCATGTCTGTCGGAATGTGATGTCAGAATGTGAGTTTGCAGCTCAGACGATCGAGAATCTTATCCGGACAAAGGGAATGCGTTACCGGGAGATAGCAGTGATCACAGCTGATCCGGATGTGTATGCGGATTCCCTTGAGAAGGTGTTTGCCCATTATGAGATTCCGCTGTTTCTTGACCACAAACGGAGTGTGCTGCTGAACTCTTTTGTAGAATATATCCGAAGTCTTTTGGGGATGCAGCAGAAGCAGTTTACGCAGGAAAGTGTGTTCAGATTTTTGCGCACCGGACTTGTCAGCGGGGATGATGTGGATTTCACGCCGGAAGTTGTGGATGAATTGGAAAACTATGTCATGGCATTGGGGATAAACGGATATGACCATTGGCAGAGTCCGTGGTTTCGTCGGGCAAAAGAAACAACAGTGGAGGATCTGGAGCGGCTGAATCATTGGAGAGTTGTTTTGGTAGAGAAGCTGGAGCCGTTTTTATTTGTGCTGCGAAAGAAGCAGAAAACCGTGCGGGATATTACAGAAGCACTCTGGGATTTTCTTGAGCAGGAAGAGATGCAGATGAAAATGCAGCAGTATGAGAAAAAATTTCAGGAACAGGGCGAACTGGTCCTTGCGAAGGAGTATGCTCAGATTTATCGGATTGTGATGGAACTGTTTGAGAAATTTGTGGAACTGCTTGGCGGGGAAATGGTATCGCTGGATGAATATTGTGAACTTTTGGATGCGGGATTTGCGGAGGCAAAAGTCGGAGTAATCCCGCCGAGTCCAGATCAGGTGGTGGCAGGAGATGCAGAGCGTACAAGGCTGAAAGATATTAAAGCGCTTCTGTTTCTTGGAGTGAATGATGTGAATCTTCCGGGAAAACTGGAGCGCAACGGTCTGATCTCAGAGTACGACAGAGAGGTGCTGACAAAAGGAAATGTGGCTCTGGCACCGGGAGCGAAGGAGAAAGCGTTTGTTCAGAAATTTTATTTATATCAGAATCTGACAAAACCATCCAAGCTTCTGATTCTGTCTTACAGCCGTCAAAGCAGAGAGGGAAAAGCTTTGCGCCCGGCTTATCTTGTCCAGGAGCTTTGCAGGATATTTCCGGAGCTTTCTTTAGAAGATGAAGGAAAGAGAAAGCTTTCAGAGCAGGAGATGATTCCCAAAAGCGGGATTTCTTATCTTGTCAAAGGTCTGCAGAGTTTGAATGAAGGCGGATTTTCCGAAGAAGGATTCCGAATGTGGGAAGAACTGCTCTGCTGGTATTTGCGGGAAGAAACGTGGAGAGAAAAAGCAGAAAGTCTTCTTGAAGCAAATCAATATCATAAACCATATCTTCATCTGGAAGAAGAAACGGCAGAAGAATTATACGGCAATCTGGCTCACACAAGTGTAACAAGACTGGAGCGCTTTTGTGCCTGTGCGTTTTCTCATTATCTGACGTATGGACTTCGTCTGAAGGAACGTCAGGAATTTGAGTTTCGTCCTCTTGACTGGGGAAACCTGCTTCACAGCGCTCTGGAGCTTTTTTCAAAGAAAGTCCAGAAAACAGGAAAGTTATGGACGATGCTGGAAGAAAAAGAGCGGGATGAACTATTGGAAGCCAGTGTAGATGAGACCATTACAGATTATGGAAATACAATTCTTTACAGTAGTGCAAGGAATGAATATTTGATTACAAGGCTGAAACAAATGATGGCAAGAACAATCTGGGCATTGACAAAACAGATGGAACGAGGTGCATTCCGACCGTCAGGATATGAAGTGAATTTTTACGGCGGTAAGATTGACCGGGTAGATACTTGTGAGCAGGATGACAAAATTTATGTGAAAATTATTGACTATAAGACCGGAACGCAGTCATTTGATCTGGCAGCGCTCTATCACGGACTGCAGATGCAGCTTGTTGTGTATATGGATGCGGCAATGACCGTGGAAGAGAAGAGACACCCGGATCAGCATGTTGTTCCGGCAGGAATTTTCTACTATAAGATCAAAGATCCAATTGTGAGCAGAGAAGAAGACATGGAGCGGTTGGAAGAAGCAATTTTGAAAGAACTCCGGCTGGACGGGATTGTGAATTCCGATGATGCAGTGCTGCGTCTGATAGATGAAGAGATGAAGCCCGGAACGTCTTCAGCGGTAATCCCGGCAGGGCGGAAGAAGGACGGGATGTTGACATGGAATTCTAAGGCTGTGTCAGAGGAAGGATTTGCTTCTATCAGAAAATATACGAAGAAGAAAATTGCTTTGCTGCGTCGTCAGATCGCAGCCGGAGAAATTGATGCAGCTCCGTATGAATTTGGCAGTAGGACGGCGTGTGATTATTGTCAGTTTCAGAATATTTGCAGATTTGAACCGGGATTTCCGGGGTATCTTTATCGGAGACTTCCGCAGCTGTCTGCCAAAGAAGTATTGGAACGTATGCAGGAGGAGTAG